One Pleuronectes platessa chromosome 9, fPlePla1.1, whole genome shotgun sequence genomic region harbors:
- the ddx10 gene encoding probable ATP-dependent RNA helicase DDX10 — protein sequence MEAESSEYLGRKTKPTKMKDIADPVKNFEKWKKKYNKRKERVNREKVEKKPQWQVERDYIHRLESRYGQINTKDVVRFSDFPISKKTLLGLQEAQYRQPTEIQRQTIGFALQGKDVLGAAKTGSGKTLAFIIPVLECLYRQQWSSMDGLGALIISPTRELAYQTFEVLRKVGKNHEFSAGLIIGGKELKSESERIHRTNIIICTPGRLLQHMDETATFHASDLHMLVLDEADRILDMGFADTLNAILENLPRSRQTLLFSATQTKSVKDLARLSLKDPEYVWVHEKAKFSTPATLEQSYVVCELHHKVNMLYSFIKSHLKRKIIVFFACCKEVQYLFRVFCRLRPGMPILALHGKQQQMKRVDVYNDFIKKQNAVLFATDIAARGLDFPAVNWVLQFDCPENADTYIHRVGRTARYKQGGEALLLLLPSEERGMVGQLQEKRVPISKIQVNPEKLQTVQPKLVAFLAQEKEQKERAQRCFVSYLRSVYLMKNKEVFDVLKLQIQEFAVSLGLAVAPRVRFLNKVQAQTAEGDKQKEEQQSEDDQLRSFKAELRGSIPHGKGQNYQSEDSDEAGESGDEQNANQPKTRLMGDDDDDDDLRDLDLLKVKTKNVFSLTKEQENEGELSMSSKKEFGKETKFKDAKKVLKRNFHVNTKVTFNEEGDAVQLWPPVQRAVTDEDEDEVSGINVEKAKERLKHEDQVFDKREYSCKVKAKHREKRLKANAARREASRQHGQQSEEDFEEEVVAYLAKHGEDEFDPSALPDPDNLRSLEEERPKDQRRSEKRQSRESSDEELIAGKRKKVRQLNDEHITLDTGLSLAEDEELVLHLLGGMR from the exons ATGGAAGCCGAAAGCTCCGAATATTTAGGGAGGAAAACCAAACCTACGAAGATGAAGGACATTGCTGACCCGGTGAAAAACTTCGAGAAGTggaagaaaaaatacaataagagGAAAGAACGAGTAAATCgagagaaagtggagaagaAACCCCAGTGGCAGGTCGAACGGGATTATATCCACAGACTTGAAAGCAGGTACGGACAGATCAACACCAAAGACGTTGTCAGGTTTTCAGATTTCCCCATTTCAAAGAAAACCCTGCTAGGGCTACAGGAAGCTCAGTATAGACAGCCCACAGAGATCCAGAGACAGACCATCGGCTTCGCATTACAAGGTAAAGATGTCCTCGGTGCGGCGAAGACTGGTTCCGGGAAGACTTTAGCCTTCATCATACCGGTGCTGGAGTGTCTGTACCGACAGCAATGGAGCTCCATGGATGGCCTCGGTGCGCTCATAATTTCCCCCACCAGAGAACTCGCCTACCAGACCTTCGAAGTTCTGCGTAAGGTGGGCAAGAACCACGAGTTTTCAGCGGGGCTCATCATCGGGGGGAAGGAGCTTAAGAGCGAGTCGGAGAGAATCCACCGCACCAACATCATTATCTGCACCCCGGGCCGACTACTGCAGCACATGGACGAGACGGCTACTTTTCACGCATCCGACCTCCACATGCtggtcctggacgaggcagaCCGCATCCTGGACATGGGCTTCGCCGATACATTAAACGCCATATTGGAGAACCTTCCTAGGTCCCGACAGACGCTGCTGTTCTCCGCCACACAGACTAAGTCAGTCAAAGACTTAGCCCGGCTAAGTCTGAAAGACCCAGAGTATGTGTGGGTACACGAGAAAGCAAAGTTCAGCACGCCGGCCACCCTGGAGCAGAGCTATGTGGTGTGTGAGCTCCACCATAAGGTTAACATGCTCTACTCTTTCATTAAGAGTCACTTGAAGAGGAAGAtcattgttttctttgcttGCTGCAAGGAAGTACAATACCTGTTCCGAGTTTTCTGTCGCCTAAGACCCGGCATGCCCATCCTGGCTTTGCATGGCAAGCAACAGCAGATGAAGAGGGTGGATGTCTACAATGACTTCATCAAAAAGCAGAATGCTGTTCTCTTTGCCACTGATATAGCTGCCAGAGGTCTGGACTTTCCCGCAGTCAACTGGGTGCTGCAGTTCGACTGTCCGGAGAATGCAGACACCTACATCCACAGGGTGGGCAGGACTGCCAGATACAAGCAGGGTGGAGAGGCCTTGTTACTTCTGCTCCCCTCAGAGGAGAGGGGCATGGTCGGCCAATTGCAGGAGAAGAGGGTTCCCATCAGCAAGATCCAG GTGAACCCAGAAAAACTGCAAACTGTCCAACCCAAGCTTGTTGCCTTCCTGGCCCAGGAGAAAGAGCAGAAGGAGAGAGCACAGAGATGTTTTGTTTCCTACTTGCGCTCTGTCTACCTGATGAAGAACAAAGAGGTGTTTGATGTTTTAAAACTCCAGATTCAAGAGTTTGCTGTTTCTCTGGGCCTTGCTGTGGCTCCAAGGGTGCGCTTCTTAAATAAAGTTCAGGCGCAGACAGCTGAGGGAGATAAACAGAAAGAGGAACAGCAGTCTGAAGATGATCAGCTGAGGAGTTTTAAGGCTGAACTGAGAGGAAGTATTCCCCATGGGAAAGGTCAAAACTATCAGTCAGAAGACTCGGATGAGGCTGGGGAAAGTGGTGATGAACAAAATGCGAATCAACCGAAGACAAGACTTATgggtgacgatgatgatgatgatgacctaAGAGACTTGGACCTACTTAAAGTCAAAACAAAGAATGTTTTCAGTCTCACAAAGGAGCAGGAAAATGAGGGGGAACTCTCCATGAGCTCCAAAAAAGAATttggaaaagaaacaaagttCAAAGATGCCAAAAAGGTCCTTAAGAGAAACTTCCATGTCAACACCAAAGTGACCTTTAATGAAGAAGGAGATGCTGTGCAGCTGTGGCCACCTGTCCAACGGGCAGTgactgatgaggatgaggatgaggtttCAGGAATCAATGTGGAGAAGGCAAAGGAAAGGCTGAAACATGAAGACCAGGTGTTTGACAAGCGGGAGTACAGCTGCAAAGTGAAAgctaaacacagagagaagaggctgAAGGCCAACGCAGCTAGGAGGGAGGCCAGCAGGCAGCATGGACAGCAGTCTGAAGAAGATTTTGAAGAAGAGGTGGTAGCGTACCTTGCCAAGCACGGCGAAGATGAGTTTGACCCCAGCGCTCTTCCGGACCCTGACAATTTGAGATCATTGGAGGAGGAACGCCCAAAGGATCAAAGAAGATCAGAAAAAAGGCAAAGCAGGGAAAGCAGTGATGAGGAGCTTATagcagggaagaggaagaaagtaAGACAGCTAAATGACGAACACATAACTCTGGACACTGGTCTCTCTCTGGCCGAAGATGAGGAGTTAGTCTTACATCTGCTAGGGGGAATGAGATAG